The DNA window GTTCCCCAGGCGGCGTATCGCGTCCGGGGGCGGAGGTACATGGAGCCGTTTCTCTCCGGGGCTCTGACCGGCATCCTCGCCACGCCATGCACCGGGTTTTTCCTCGGCGGCGTTCTCGCCTACGCGTTGACCCGCCCGCCGATCGTCACGCTTTGGCTTTTCGCGGCAATCGGAACGGGGCTGGCCCTCCCGTACGTCCTCGCGGTCCTGCGTCCGGAATGGCTGTCGCGGCTCCCCCGCGGGGGCGAGTGGACGGCCCGGAGCAAGGAGGCCCTCGGCTTCGCCCTCCTGGGGGGGGCGATCTTCTTCGGCCGGATCCTGCTTCCCGGGAGCTTCGAGATGCCCCTGTGGTACCTGTGGGCCGCGGGGCTCTCGGTCTGGGCGGCGGTCTCCTGGGCGAGGGCCGGGCGGTGGCCGGCCAGGGTCTTGACGTCCCTGTGCGCCGCCCTCGGGGTGTCGCTCGTCCTGGCGGCGTCGGCGCCTTGCAAGGACTCCTCCCTCCCCTGGGAGCCGTACCGGGAGGCCGCCGTCGCCTCGGCCAGGTCGCGGGGCGTCCCCGCCCTGATCGAGTTCACCGCGGACTGGTGCATCAACTGCAAGGTCCTGGAGAAGACTGCCTACAGCGCCCCGGCGGTCGTCCGCGCGGCCCGGGAGGCCGGCCTGGCCGCGTTCCGGGTGGACCTGACCGAATCCGACCCGGGAAAGGCAGCGCTCCTGGCGTCGTTCGGGGGAGCGGGGCTTCCCTTCGCCGTGATCCTCTCCCCGCAGGGCGAAGTCGTTGCCCGCCTGCCGGACCTGTTCTCCTCCTCCGCGCTGGAGGCGGCCATTCGCCACGCCGGGGGCGCTCGCAGGAAAGGAGTCCCGAACGGCGCGATGTCCGCCGAATCCCCGAACGGCGAAGGAAGGAAGGGAACAACCATGAATCGGCCTGAGAAGGCGATCCCCGAGGGGAAAAACCGGCTGGCCCTGGAGACGAGCCCGTACCTGCTAAAGCATGCGGACAACCCGGTCGACTGGTACCCGTGGGGAAAGGAGGCCTTCGCCAAGGCAAAATCGGAGGACAAGCCCATCTTCCTCTCCATCGGCTACTCGACCTGCTACTGGTGCTCCGTCATGGAGCGGGAGTCGTTCGCGGATGCGTCCGTGGCGGAGCTCATGAACCGGTACGTGGTCAGCATCAAGGTGGACCGGGAGGAGCGCCCCGACCTGGACGGGATCTACATGAACGCCATCATGCTGATGACCGGCCAGGGGGGGTGGC is part of the Deltaproteobacteria bacterium genome and encodes:
- a CDS encoding thioredoxin domain-containing protein — encoded protein: MNRPEKAIPEGKNRLALETSPYLLKHADNPVDWYPWGKEAFAKAKSEDKPIFLSIGYSTCYWCSVMERESFADASVAELMNRYVVSIKVDREERPDLDGIYMNAIMLMTGQGGW